GCGATGGGGATACGGGGTGGCGGCGGAGTCTGTACGGGAGGCAGGTTGGACACGGCGGCGTAATCCTGGCGCAGATCGTCCGAACGTTCCTGCAGAGCGGCCATCTCCTGCTGAATCTGCGTCATGGCCGAGCCCTGGCCTGGTTGTCCAACGAGGCTTGCGAGCTGTGCCTCGAGCGCTTTGTACTGGGTGTAGATCGGGGTGTGGTTCGCGCGCGTCGCGGTGTGGGCGGCAAGGAGAACCTGCGCCTCGTTGGCCAATTTGTCCCACGCCTCGGCCAGATCGGTGACCCATTGCGCATACTCGTTGATCTTCGCTATCGCAGCATCGGCCGCATCACCTTCCCATCCGCCCGCGAATCCACCGGTGTCATTGCGGCGGGCGGCATTGGCGGCCGCAGTGAACTCCGCCGCGGCGGCCTTGAGCGAGACGCCGTGGTCACCCGCCTGCAGAGCCATCTCCGCGGACTCGACGTCCTTGTAACCACCGGGGGAGGCCATGGCGAAAGCGCCGAGCTCGGGCAGCTGAGGATTGGATCCCGAGGGTTGTTTGACGGTGATCCGGTCGACGGCGCCTGCGCGGGCATCACTGTCCATGGCATCGGCGTATGCACGGTCCACTTCCCGGTAGGCCGTCGCCGTGTCACGCAGCATCTGGTTGAGGACGGTGTTCTGCTCCTTGGCGATGTTCTGGCACTCGACCAAGGCGGCCGCGTTCTTGTTGAGGTTCTCCACCGCGGTCGCAGAGTTCGGCAGGGCGTCCGGGGCGGCGATATTGGCCTCGACCGGAGGCCATTCGGCCTCGTCGCGCAGCTTGGCCAGCATGTCCAACGAATCGGGTATGACCCGTACACGGTCACCCATGACTATCGCCCCCCGATCATCACACGGTCTCCAACGCCATCTGGTAGCGACTCTCCTCGCGCGGGTTGATCAGCCGGATCGGCAGCTGACTATGCCGCGGAGTCTCGATGTAGTTGCTGCGCAGTACAACTCGTCCGACTCCCGGATGTGTGCCCAGATAGGTCGTCGCGTTCGGCCAGACCACCTTGGCCACCTGCCCGATTCGGCCGTTGACGAAGCCGGCGAACTCGCCGAACTGCGGGCCGAGGGTCACCACGCCACCGGCCGCCGCGGAGCGGATGACGAATTGGGTGAACAGTCGGGCATCACCGAGGTTGATACTGGAGTCGACATCGTCGAACGGCATGTACACCGGGTAGCGATCCGCGGTCTCACCGATGAGTACTCCGGCCGAACCGATGGGCAGTTCGTAATGCCGGTCGGTCACCGGGCTCTCACCGAGCAGCGCGGCGCGCTGACCGCCGAACAGACACGAAAAACCGCGGGGCGTAGCGGGATTGGCGAGCGTGGTCAGCAGCACCGTCGTGGTCGGCGCCTGGCCGGGCCGCAACCGGACGCGGGTGATGGTGTGGTCGGCGCGGGCCGACCACCAGACGTCCGGCCCGCCGGGGGCCACGTAGGCCACCGTGAAGCTGCTGCGTCCCTTGATCGATGACCACGATTCACGCTCGAAGCTGATCTCGGTGGCACGGTCGAAATCGTCGAAACTGCGGCCACACCGTGCGTCGATCCCGTTGCCGGCCAACTGATCTGCGATACGGGTCGCCGACGAGACAAGGTAGCGGGCCAGCCCGGAGACGCCGGTGTCTCGGCGCAGTGCGGGGCGGCGGGTCGACTCCGGATCCGCGCGCAGCACGATCCAGGTCCGCCGGTTGGCCGGTGCCGGATACGGGCCGACCACCTGGTCATAGAGCGCGACCAGGTTGGCAGGCGCGGTCTTGCCGACCCGGTAACCGGCTGCCACCACGTCGGCCTCCAGTTCGGGGCAGTGCGCGGCGAGCAGGTTCTGTACCAGGCGGGTGTCCACCACGTCGTCGGTGAAGGCCTCGCCATCGACGAGCACGGTCGGGGTGAACGGGCGCGGGATCAGCTCGATGAGGGCGACCAGATAGCCGTCCTGCCAGCGCACCGCGACGTGGTCACCGGGCATCACCGTGGCCCCGACGGCGGGTGCCGACGGCGGCGGAGGCGGGACGGAGAGCCGTCGCCGCCAGGCGAACAGTGCCGCGATCCAACCGGTGAACCGCCGACCGCGCACCGTCAGCGTCGTCGCAATGGCGAGCAGGACGCTCAACGTGATGCCCAACCACAGCAGGTCCAGCGTCGTGAACACCGCGATAAGCGCGGGAATCAGGGTGGCCGCCCACAGCAGATGCCCGGTCGTGAACCGAAAACCGAACTGGCCGAGGAACTCCTTCATCGGCGTCTCATCGCCCGTCGTGCCAGCGCACCGATGCCCAGCACCAGCGCCAGGCCCACCCCGCTCAGCACCACCATCGTGATGGGGCCGCGGTCCGGCGGCTCGATGACCACCGGCGGCGGCAGCTGCTTGACGCGGTAGGCAGCGACCTTCGGTCCGTCCGGCACATCCCAGGTCAACGCTGCGACCGGATCGATGACCCCGGCACCGACGTAGTTGTCGACACCACCGCCGGGGTGACGCGCCGTCGCGGTGATCCGGTGCATGATCTGCGCGGCGGTCAGCTCGGGGAAGCGCTGCTTGAGCAGCGCGGCCAAACCCGACACGTAGGCGGCGGCGAATGATGTGCCTGCGATCGGGATGGGGCCATCGGCGCCGGCGAGGGCGTTGACGGGATTGCCGTCATAGCCGAGGGCGGTGATGTTCTCGGCGGGAGCGGCGGCGTCCACCCACGGGCCGGACATCGAGAAGGTACTGGGCTGGCCGGTCTGGCCGATGCCGCCTACGGTCAGCACCAGCGGCGAGTACCAGGCGGGCGAGACGATGGTCTGAACCTGGCGCCAGCCGCGCGGGTCATCCGGC
This DNA window, taken from Mycolicibacterium neoaurum, encodes the following:
- a CDS encoding PPE domain-containing protein translates to MGDRVRVIPDSLDMLAKLRDEAEWPPVEANIAAPDALPNSATAVENLNKNAAALVECQNIAKEQNTVLNQMLRDTATAYREVDRAYADAMDSDARAGAVDRITVKQPSGSNPQLPELGAFAMASPGGYKDVESAEMALQAGDHGVSLKAAAAEFTAAANAARRNDTGGFAGGWEGDAADAAIAKINEYAQWVTDLAEAWDKLANEAQVLLAAHTATRANHTPIYTQYKALEAQLASLVGQPGQGSAMTQIQQEMAALQERSDDLRQDYAAVSNLPPVQTPPPPRIPIAEQGPTGPPGGNGTGGTGGGGGGGGGGAPEGGQPAVSPASMSAQNGQPAGSPQTGSPSSGQGAGSGGGAPSGGGAPSGGGKPGGGGAPSGGLPGGGLPGGLPDTGMPDLDDPGVSPAGVGGGGSGGGSGGGGGGVPSMPLQPSVGAETVAPGPAAGGARAGGTGGAIPASAMGGGMGMGGGMGGMGHGGGAQQGQQKRRDSRFSPDEELYTEDRPYTEPVIGQRRRKDVQDKESK
- the eccE gene encoding type VII secretion protein EccE, whose protein sequence is MKEFLGQFGFRFTTGHLLWAATLIPALIAVFTTLDLLWLGITLSVLLAIATTLTVRGRRFTGWIAALFAWRRRLSVPPPPPSAPAVGATVMPGDHVAVRWQDGYLVALIELIPRPFTPTVLVDGEAFTDDVVDTRLVQNLLAAHCPELEADVVAAGYRVGKTAPANLVALYDQVVGPYPAPANRRTWIVLRADPESTRRPALRRDTGVSGLARYLVSSATRIADQLAGNGIDARCGRSFDDFDRATEISFERESWSSIKGRSSFTVAYVAPGGPDVWWSARADHTITRVRLRPGQAPTTTVLLTTLANPATPRGFSCLFGGQRAALLGESPVTDRHYELPIGSAGVLIGETADRYPVYMPFDDVDSSINLGDARLFTQFVIRSAAAGGVVTLGPQFGEFAGFVNGRIGQVAKVVWPNATTYLGTHPGVGRVVLRSNYIETPRHSQLPIRLINPREESRYQMALETV